One Actinomycetospora corticicola genomic window, GCCCCGGCCTGCGTCGCACCGTGGGGTTCAGCGCCCTGCTGTTCATCTCGCTCGGCTCGATCATCGGCTCGGGCTGGCTGCTCGGTGCCCTCACGGCCGCGAAGTCGGCGGGCGGCGCCTCGATCCTGTCGTGGGTGCTGGCCGGCGTGATCCTGGTGCTGCTGGCGCTGGTGCACGCGGAGCTCGGCTCCACGTACCCGGTCGCCGGCGGCACGGCGCGCTACCCGCGGCTGGCGTTCGGGGCGATCGCCGGCTTCACGGCGGGCTGGGTGGGCTGGCTGCAGGCGGTCGCCATCGCGCCGATCGAGGTCGAGGCCGCGCTGTCCTACCTCGACCACATCTTCCACGGGCTCGTCGACGCCGACGGCAACCTCACCGGCCTCGGCCTGGTGCTCGCCGCCGCGCTCATGGTCGTGTTCACCGGGATCAACCTGCTCGGCGTCGCCCTGCTCGCCGAGACCAACCGCATCACCGTGCTCTGGAAGATCGCGATCCCGGTGCTCACCGTGATCGTGCTGATCTCCGTCGCCTTCCACGGCAGCAACTTCACCGCCGGCGGTGGCTTCGCGCCCTACGGCGCCCACGGCGTGTTCGCGGCGCTCCCGCTCGGCGTGGTCTTCGCGCTGCAGGGGTTCGAACAGGCGGTCCAGATGGGCGGGGAGGCCCGCGACCCGCAGCGGGACCTGCCGCGGGCCCTCATCGGGGCGGTCGCGCTCGGCGTCGTGATCTACCTGGCGCTCGAGGTGGCCTTCGTCGGGGCCCTCGACCCGGCCGCGCTCGCGGCGGGCTGGGAGAACCCGATCGGCAAGGGCGACTTCGGCCCGTACGTGACGATCGCGGGGGCGCTCGGCCTGACCTGGCTGTCGATCCTGCTCTACGTCGACGCCTTCGTCTCGCCCGCAGGCACCGGGCTCGTCTACGTCGCGACCTCGGCGCGCCTGTCCTACGCCATGGGGCAGAGCGGGTTCGCGCCGAAGGGACTGGCGAAGATCTCGAAGCGGGGCATCCCGTGGGTCTCCACCGTCGTCGCCTTCGTCGTCGGGCTGATCTCCTTCGCGCCCTTCCCGAGCTGGCAGTCGCTGGTCTCGATCGTCACCTCGGCGACGGTGATCATGTACGGCTTCGCCCCGCTCACCCTCGCCGCGCTCCGGAAGGTCGACCCCGACCGGCCGCGTCCCTACCGCCTGCCCGCCGCCACCGTGATCGGCCCGCTCTCCTTCATCGCCGCCAACGAGATCATCTACTGGTCGGGCTGGACGACGGACTGGAAGCTCGGCGTCATGATCGCCGTGGGCTTCGTGCTCTTCGCGGCGTACCGCGCGTACCGGGCCTCGCAGGAGGGGCTGCGGTTCTTCGCGCCCGACCTCCAGATCCGCTCGCTCGCCTGGATCCTGCCGTGGCTGGGCGGGATGCTCGTCATCTCCGCGCTCGGGCAGTACGACGGCGCGGAGATCATCCCGGAGTGGATCGACCTGCTCGTCGTCGCGGTCTGGTCGCTGGTGATCTTCTACATCGCCGTCGCGATGGCGATGCCGGCCGACCAGGTGGCGCGCGAGGTGGAGGCCGAGGCGGCCGAGGCGGCGGCCGAACCGGCGGAGTTGCACGGGTAGCCCCGGGCGCAGCGGGTACGTCCGACCGGTGGTGAACGGACTGGTCGGTCGGGCCGTCGAGCGGGTGCGGCAGGCGTGGGTGCGGATCGCGTTGGCCGGGGTGACGGCGGTCGTCGCCTACGTCCTGGCGCAGCTGCTCCTGCGCCAGCCCGCGC contains:
- a CDS encoding APC family permease, with amino-acid sequence MSTTAAAPATSGPGLRRTVGFSALLFISLGSIIGSGWLLGALTAAKSAGGASILSWVLAGVILVLLALVHAELGSTYPVAGGTARYPRLAFGAIAGFTAGWVGWLQAVAIAPIEVEAALSYLDHIFHGLVDADGNLTGLGLVLAAALMVVFTGINLLGVALLAETNRITVLWKIAIPVLTVIVLISVAFHGSNFTAGGGFAPYGAHGVFAALPLGVVFALQGFEQAVQMGGEARDPQRDLPRALIGAVALGVVIYLALEVAFVGALDPAALAAGWENPIGKGDFGPYVTIAGALGLTWLSILLYVDAFVSPAGTGLVYVATSARLSYAMGQSGFAPKGLAKISKRGIPWVSTVVAFVVGLISFAPFPSWQSLVSIVTSATVIMYGFAPLTLAALRKVDPDRPRPYRLPAATVIGPLSFIAANEIIYWSGWTTDWKLGVMIAVGFVLFAAYRAYRASQEGLRFFAPDLQIRSLAWILPWLGGMLVISALGQYDGAEIIPEWIDLLVVAVWSLVIFYIAVAMAMPADQVAREVEAEAAEAAAEPAELHG